The stretch of DNA GTGACCTCGCTCTCGTACCGCGTCCGCAATGCACGCGCGTCGGCGTCGATCGCCCGCGCCAGCGCGATCATCGGATCCTTGCTCGCCGCGATCGCCTGCTCGCCGCCGTCGAAGAGCGCGAGCCGCGCGTTGGCGTTGGCCAGCGTCGATCGCGCGATCAGGTCACGGGCGCGGCGATCGGGCGACAACGCGCCCAGCGTCCGCGCAACCACGGGATGATCCGCGCCGAGGTACTCGCGCATGCGCTCGAGGGCGAACGACAGCCGGACCTGCTCGACCGCGGGATGGACCGGCGTGGCCGCGCCCAGCGACTGCCGCAGCGCGGGGAGCCGCGCGTCCGTGTACTCGCGGAGGCGCTCGGCATTCGGCTTCGTGCGCTCGGCCGCCGCCCGCACGAGCTGGCGCGCATACGAGAACAGGTCGCTGTCGAATCCCGCGCCGCTCTCGATCCAGGTGTAGGGCATCAGGATCTCGCGGTAGACCGCGTCGGCGCGCACGATGTCGTCCCATGCCGCGCTCACCTGCCCGGCCAGGTCCGTCCGGCCGGCGACCGCATCGCGCAGCGCGCGATCGTCGGCCGCGCGCCGGTCGATCACCGGATCCCGCAGCAGCGTCGTGAGCTGCATCCGGCGTACCTTGTGGCTGTTCTCGATTGTGTCGAGCAGGTCCTTCGCTTCACGCGCGGCTTCGGCCGACGACCTGGAGTGCTGGATCAGCCGCCCGCGCAGCTCGGAATACCGCAGCAGCCAGAACGGCAGGAAGACGTCCCGCTGCGTCTTCAACTGCTCGGCCGTGAGCAGCCGCTGCGTCGTGCCCGGGTGGCCGGCGACGAACACGGGGTCGTGTGCTTTCGGCCCCGCCCAGTCGATGGTCAGGTGCGCCGGCGGCGTCGCCGGCTTGCCCTGCTCGTAGGCGCGCAGCAGCGAGAAGTCGAGACACCAGCGCGGAAACTGGAAGTTGTCCGGATCGCCGCCGAACGCCGCGACCTCGGCCTCGGGCGCGAACGCGAGCCGCACGTCGTCGTATCGCTTGTACTCGTAGAGCCAGTACTGGCCGCCTTGATAGAGCGTCACGGCCTCGCACTTCAGGGGACGGCCGGCCTGCGTCGCTGCGGCCTCGCACTGCTCTTCGAGCCGCGTCAACGTCTGATTCCGGATCCGCGCCAGATCCGCCGGCGCCGCGCCCGAGAGCATGCTCGTGACCTCGGACGTCACGTCCCGCGTGTCGACGAGGATGGATGCCTGCTCCCCTTCGCACCGAAGCTCGCCGGACCGGGCAGCCGATTGAAAGCCGGCGGCCACCAGATCGCGCGCGGACGTCGAGTTCTCCGCGAGGCAGGTCTGCGCGCAATGATGGTTCGTCAGGATCAGCCCGTCGGACGAGACGAACGATCCGGTGCAGCCGCTTTCCAGCCTCACGACAGACTGCTGCAGCCGGCCGAGCCACGCGTCGGTCAACGTGACGCCGTACTTCTGCTGAATCTGCTGGCGAGGGACGTTGTCGAACGTCCACATCCCTTCGTCTCCACGAAGCACCGCGAAGTACGCCACCGGCGCCAACGCGACGACCACCGCCGCCACGACCGACTGTCTGCGCTGCATAGCCGCACGATAGCGCACTTCGCGCCGAATCAGGCGTCAGCCTCCGCACTCCCAGGCGTCGAAGTGCTCGCCCCGCTCGACCAGCACGTAGTGCGCCCGGAAGGCCGCCACGAACTCCGCCGGAAAGAGCGCGACCCCCGGAAGGTACGCGCTGGTCAGCTCGAAGGGCTCGCTGCCGCTCGGCACGAGCCAGGTGCGCACCGTGCACGCACGCAGCGACGCGACGACGGCCGGCGCGAGCGCTTCGCCGGACACCTGCGCATCCATGACCGAGACGGCGTCGATCGGATTGGGTCCGCCGTCGAAGACCAGCAGCGGCCGGAGGAACGACAGCCGATACCCGGACGCGTATCCCATCGCGACCGGCGTCGGGTGTCGCGCGGCCATCGCCTTCAGCTCGGCGACGGTTCGCGAATCGGCGGCGCCCATCACGGGCCGGATCCAGGTGACCTGATCCACGATGCCGATGGCCGCGAGCGCGATCACCACCGAAACGCCGAGCCGACACGCCGCCGGCGCGAGAAGCCCGCCCGCCACGCTCTCGAGATAGGCGAGCGTCGGCACGAACGGCAGGAAATGATGCGGGCCCGTGCCGCGCTTGGCGGCGAGCCAGCACGTGCCCACGAGACACGCCGCCAGCGCAATCCGGCCGATCGCCTGGTCGTCCAGCATGCCGCGCCGGCGTCTCCAGAATCCGGCGGCCGGCAGTGCCGCGAGCACCACCGCCCACGCGAGCATCGACGGCAAGGAGCGCCACCGCATGCCGTGACGCGTTGCGCGCTCGAGCCAGTCCACGTACTCCCACATCCCGATCCGACCGTTCAGTGCGAACGGCAGGAGGGCGACCGGCGCCGCAACTGCCGCGGCCATCGCGAGCGCACCGGCGCCGTGGCGCCACGCCACCATCGCGATGACGGGCGCGAGGTACAGGAGCGCGGTGATCTTCGTCGCGACGCCGATGCCGGCCGCCACGCCGATGAGGACCGCCGCGCCGACGCGGGAAGCGCTGCTGAGGCCGAGCAGGGCAACCGCAACGGCGAAGAGAACGACCGGCTCCGGCCGCACCCAGAAGGACGCAGAGCCGAAGGTGAGGTAGCCCACGAGCGTGACCGCGACCGCGGCAGGCGCCGCTCGCCCCGTTCGCCGTGCCGCCCACCCCGTGACCACGATGCTCAGCAAACCCGCGGCAATGCCGGCGAGCTTCGATGCGGCGAGCGACGGCCCGAGCAGAGACATCGCCATCCCGTTCACGACGTACAGCACCGGCCCGTACGGAAACGCGAATCGCACCGGCGCATCGTCCGCGTGATAGGCCGGCCCGCCGTGCGAAACGGACCAACTGATCGCCGCGACGCCCGGCTCGGCATGATCGGAGTACTGCGGGACCCACAGGTACCAGGCGCAAATCACGGCGTAGATGACGAACAGCGCAGCGGCCACGCGCGTCCACGCGACGATTCGCGTGGCCGACCGGCGCATGAGCAGCAGGCGCACCACCAGCCAGACGATCGCCAACACGAGGAGCGGATGACTCGTGGCCAGCGTGCGCGACACCGCAAGCAGTCGAATCGCCATGCGGATGCGAGACTAACCCAGTCCGGCGTGTACGAGGGTACGAGGGCGCCGTTCCGACTCCGGCGGCGGTGAGCCTGTTCCGTCCGGCTTCGCGCAGATACTGGGTGGGCGGCCGAAATGACCTCTGCGCGTTCGTTCGCACTGATGCTGGCGTTGATGCTGGTGGGCGTCTTCGCTCCCGAGGCGATGGCGCAACAGGCCGCCGACCATTCAGCCGTCCTCGACGTCGGGCTGTCCGCGGGCCGGCGCGACTCGCTCATCGAGAGCTCGACGTGCGCCGACGGCGGCCAACGGGTCTACGGCGGCGGCCTGCGGCTGCACCGCCGTCACGCCTTCGGCGTGTCAGCGGAGGTCGCGCACGCCCAGCGATGCGACCGCCCCGCGTTCACGTTCTATCAGCCCGAGACGATCGTGCTCGTGCAGGCCATCCGCGACATCGGCCCCGGCGCGCGCGTGCGGCCGTACGTGATCGTCGGTGCGGGGCTCGTCACGCATCGGCAGCTCCAGCCGTCATCACGATTTCCACGCGTGCGTGGACTCCTGGCTGCGGGCGGCGGCGTGCGGCTCTCGCTCGAGGGGCGGATGTCCGTGTCGCCAGAGCTCCAGCTCGGCCACGACGGCAACTACTTCAACCGCTTCGTCGTGTGGGTCGGGTACCGCCTGCGCTGACCAGGCCGTTACCTGGTGCCCGACGCAGAGCGTCGCGAGCCGGCTTCACGAGCAGGAAGTACGCCGTCGCGGGCTGCGATCCTTCCTCCACGACCTGAAATCCCGCGCCGGTGATGGCTTCACGCCACCACGGACGGCCGTACGTGCCGCCGTGAGAAACGAGCGGACCGAACGCGAGCTTGGCCCACGCGTTGTCGAGAGAACGAGCGTCGGCACGAGACGAGCCGCGGCGGTCACCCCCGGATCGGTCCGCCCGCATGCGGTTTCAAGACCGCGTACAACGTCGCGAGAATCGGCGTCGACACGCCGGCCTGACGGCCGCGTCTGACGACGCTCCCCTGAAGCGCCTCGACTTCGATGGGCTTGCCCGCCTGCAGATCGATCAGGAGCGACGATCGTGTGGACGGATCGAGAGCATGCGCGTAGTCGACGATGCGCTGCCGGCTGCCGGCCGGCAGCGCGATCCCGTGCGCCCGCGCTACGGCCTCGACTTCGTCGACAGCCTCGAGGAACAGGCGGCGCGTCTCGGCGTCGGCCCACAGCGGACCGAATGGCAGCCGCGCTGCACCCGTGAACGCGGCGAACGGCGCGAGGTAGGCGAACTTCTCCCAGATCGCCGGCCGCGCGTCGGCGACGGCTTCCGCCTGGATGTCGGCCTTCGTGAGCGCGTCGGCGATCGCCGCCACGCGCGCCGACACGGTAGCTGCGGGCGCGAAGCACTCGCCGAAGACGATGCGCCGGTGCGTGCCGGTCTGGCGGATGACGCCTGGCGCCTCGATGGCCGTGGCGATGTACGCCGCGCCGGCCAGCGTAGCGGACTGGCCGACGACCGACGCGACGGCGTCGGCGCTGTCGACGCCATTCTGCAGCGTCAGCACGACCGTGTTCGGTCCCACGAGCAACCGCACGATCGGCAGCGCGGTGACGTTGTCGTACGTCTTGACGGTGAGGACGACGACATCGGCCGGCTCGAATCGGGTGGGATCCGATTGGGCCGGGGCGTGCACGGTGAAATCGCCGAGCGGTCCCGTGATGCGAAGCCCGTGGGCTCGCATCGCCTCCAGGTGCCGCCCGCGCGCGATGAACCGCACGTCCTGCCCATGCCGCGCGAGCATGGCGCCGAAGAAGCCGCCGACCGCGCCGGCGCCGACGAACGTGAACGACAACGGCATGCGGCGATGCTAGCGCATGCCGTGCCGGTCTGGCGCGCGCCGCGTTCGATGAGCCGCGCGGTTGACTCGTGTGCGGAACGCCGCGGTCTCCGAAGCGAAGCCAGCGCCGAACGCCGACTCGCAGGACCTGTCAGAAGCGGAAGCCGACGCCCACGCGCGTCGTGAAGTTGTGCGTCGTGCCGCTCGAGAACGGCGGGGCCGTGGCGTCGGCGCGATTGCGGATCATCGTGTCGCCGACGTCGAACCGCATGAGCGTGCTGGGCGTCCAATGGAGCTCGACGGTGCCGCCGAGGTCGAGGGCGAGCGCGGTGTCGTACTTCGGAGGCGCGATCAGGATCAGGGCGCACACCTGAAGGCAGTCCACACCGCGATCGGTCAGCCGCGTGAATCCGGGACGCACACGCCCGAAGACGCCAACGCGAGGGCCGCGCATGCCGGCCTTCACGCCGACGAGCGCGTCGACGCGCCGACGGTTGTAGATGATCCCCACGTCCTCGCCGTTGATGCGCGATGTGACCTTGTAGTCGTCTCTCGGGAAGAACGTCAGCTCGCCTTCGATGGCCAGCCACGGCGCCACGGCGACCGTGAGCCGGCCACCAATGCCCGTGCTGATGCTGCCGGCGTCGTCGACGTGCAGCGACTCGAAATGTGCGCCGACCTCGAGGCCGACACGTTGCGGCTGCGCGACCGCCGGCGCGGCGACGCCCACGACCGAACACACCATCAAGAGCAGGACTTGCGTGCGAAACATCAGGCCCTCCTCAGGCAGGCGCACGAGCAGGGCGCAAAGGCCGTGCCGCCAGGTCCATGCGTAGCGTCGGCGCATTGGACGCCAGCCGTTCCGGATGGCCGGATCGAAACTCCAATGGTTCGGTCCGCGTGCTGGCGGCTAGCGGGTCGCCCGATCACGAGACCGAGCTCGTTTATCGACGCGGTTTTGCTAAGGAAAGTTGGAGGCGCCGCCCGGAATTGAACCGGGGATGGAGGTTTTGCAGACCTCTGCCTTACCGCTTGGCGACGGCGCCCTGGTGGGACTCTCTATTCTACGGAAATCGCGTGAGCCAGCCAGCGTTTCGGTGAGCAACTCTCGCAGACATCCTGACCGCCAACGAACGTCGTCAGCTTACCGTAGACCGGCGACATGAACAATGGCGTGCGGCGGCCGCGATCGTCGAAGCGCCGGACAGCGCCGCGCCATCGACAACACCATCTGTGAGCTGGCTGAGCGGCCGTTGAACGGTGCGGCCGGAACGACGGCCTGGAGACGGGGGGCAGATGCCCCTGCCATTCAAGAAGATTGGAGCGGGAAACGGGATTCGAACCCGCGACTTCGACCTTGGCAAGGTCGCACTCTACCACTGAGTTATTCCCGCGCAGTGAGT from Acidobacteriota bacterium encodes:
- a CDS encoding S46 family peptidase, with amino-acid sequence MQRRQSVVAAVVVALAPVAYFAVLRGDEGMWTFDNVPRQQIQQKYGVTLTDAWLGRLQQSVVRLESGCTGSFVSSDGLILTNHHCAQTCLAENSTSARDLVAAGFQSAARSGELRCEGEQASILVDTRDVTSEVTSMLSGAAPADLARIRNQTLTRLEEQCEAAATQAGRPLKCEAVTLYQGGQYWLYEYKRYDDVRLAFAPEAEVAAFGGDPDNFQFPRWCLDFSLLRAYEQGKPATPPAHLTIDWAGPKAHDPVFVAGHPGTTQRLLTAEQLKTQRDVFLPFWLLRYSELRGRLIQHSRSSAEAAREAKDLLDTIENSHKVRRMQLTTLLRDPVIDRRAADDRALRDAVAGRTDLAGQVSAAWDDIVRADAVYREILMPYTWIESGAGFDSDLFSYARQLVRAAAERTKPNAERLREYTDARLPALRQSLGAATPVHPAVEQVRLSFALERMREYLGADHPVVARTLGALSPDRRARDLIARSTLANANARLALFDGGEQAIAASKDPMIALARAIDADARALRTRYESEVTAPTQRAQQALADARFAAYGASRYPDATFTLRLSYGAVDGWMENGRRVEPVTTLGRMYERATGSEPFVLPKRWLAARSSLDPTTPVNLSTTNDIVGGNSGSPIVNAAGEIVGLIFDGNIHSIAGSYWYDPAKNRSVAVHPAYIRAALRDVYRASAISAELGVSGPSPAR
- a CDS encoding 2-dehydropantoate 2-reductase, with protein sequence MSFTFVGAGAVGGFFGAMLARHGQDVRFIARGRHLEAMRAHGLRITGPLGDFTVHAPAQSDPTRFEPADVVVLTVKTYDNVTALPIVRLLVGPNTVVLTLQNGVDSADAVASVVGQSATLAGAAYIATAIEAPGVIRQTGTHRRIVFGECFAPAATVSARVAAIADALTKADIQAEAVADARPAIWEKFAYLAPFAAFTGAARLPFGPLWADAETRRLFLEAVDEVEAVARAHGIALPAGSRQRIVDYAHALDPSTRSSLLIDLQAGKPIEVEALQGSVVRRGRQAGVSTPILATLYAVLKPHAGGPIRG
- a CDS encoding outer membrane beta-barrel protein: MFRTQVLLLMVCSVVGVAAPAVAQPQRVGLEVGAHFESLHVDDAGSISTGIGGRLTVAVAPWLAIEGELTFFPRDDYKVTSRINGEDVGIIYNRRRVDALVGVKAGMRGPRVGVFGRVRPGFTRLTDRGVDCLQVCALILIAPPKYDTALALDLGGTVELHWTPSTLMRFDVGDTMIRNRADATAPPFSSGTTHNFTTRVGVGFRF